The following proteins come from a genomic window of Microbacterium sp. JZ31:
- a CDS encoding chorismate mutase yields MTDAATPDPTAAEDPRETLLRLRASIDNIDAALVYLLAERFRATQQVGKLKARHAMPPSDPAREEQQVARLRALAEAAHLDPEFAEKWFNFVVAEVIRHHEAFRAE; encoded by the coding sequence ATGACCGACGCCGCGACGCCCGACCCGACCGCCGCCGAGGATCCGCGCGAGACGCTGCTGCGCCTGCGCGCGAGCATCGACAACATCGACGCCGCGCTGGTCTACCTGCTGGCCGAGCGGTTCCGCGCGACGCAGCAAGTCGGGAAGCTCAAGGCGCGGCACGCGATGCCGCCGTCGGATCCGGCCCGTGAGGAGCAACAGGTCGCCCGCCTGCGCGCGCTCGCCGAGGCCGCGCACCTGGATCCGGAGTTCGCCGAGAAATGGTTCAACTTCGTGGTGGCGGAGGTCATCCGCCACCACGAAGCGTTCCGGGCCGAGTGA
- a CDS encoding lactonase family protein: MATTDLGYDLVRFWRSSARGMTLDHEVALPLGAGPRHMTLHPSGHLYVVTEFTCEVFVLAPGPDGRWTLRAGVAASPGSLPGDKGAELTRSRDGQYLYAGLRGSDTIAVLRVRGEGDRIEPVALAESGIRKPRHHVVLRDTLLVAGQDSDEIASLGIDERTGVPDRVRHRLAVPSPQHILPAR, translated from the coding sequence GTGGCCACGACCGACCTGGGCTACGACCTCGTGCGCTTCTGGCGGTCGTCGGCGCGCGGCATGACGCTCGACCACGAGGTCGCGCTGCCGCTCGGCGCCGGGCCGCGGCACATGACGCTGCACCCCAGCGGACACCTGTACGTCGTGACGGAGTTCACGTGCGAGGTGTTCGTGCTGGCACCCGGCCCCGACGGGCGCTGGACGCTGCGTGCGGGCGTCGCGGCCTCTCCCGGATCGCTCCCCGGCGACAAGGGCGCCGAGCTCACGCGCTCGCGTGACGGGCAGTACCTGTACGCGGGACTGCGCGGCAGCGACACGATCGCGGTGCTGCGCGTACGCGGGGAGGGGGACCGGATCGAGCCTGTCGCGCTCGCCGAGTCGGGCATCCGCAAGCCGCGTCATCACGTGGTGCTGCGCGACACGCTGCTCGTCGCCGGTCAGGACTCGGACGAGATCGCCTCGCTCGGCATCGACGAGCGCACCGGGGTGCCGGATCGGGTGCGCCACCGCCTCGCGGTGCCGTCGCCGCAGCACATCCTGCCCGCGCGCTGA